In one window of Tachypleus tridentatus isolate NWPU-2018 chromosome 2, ASM421037v1, whole genome shotgun sequence DNA:
- the LOC143243950 gene encoding uncharacterized protein LOC143243950 isoform X5: MLSIAIQNSWGMTLLQEMLKRDCDSNKIGLPPLDMLLKRIEYLIAKNQEDLALQLCQLCKNTNQNMFDCMDSLNETISGGSREHGPLQKDQEIRVAIFNWHLLLLHRMGKVSELVRETAHCSCHQGVHLIRQARESCESDAVSLAETLTHTFLVRDLVVPSNYCCTKDLMSLWCSLQVEQNRDIDEVCAAAQLLLVEYASTSAHFYLFVDVLWEEYGQLMLPLYLEFYVRGLTVDLNFLEEARYEGAADRILELEAHVANIYSKLGTLFEKKQDEISLECILSAFSIDPTWERLNLLQEVMQRIAKRATKSQCDGNVVSEAFLEGLLARVQDVVISNDECVKTDCMCDERCSTLSEEPEVLAHLCRDGRPQYVYHLPHPVLDVHIQGVPYSLLKDFVMVLECMRCQLLKRGSSCEEMKQVCEEYLATTSALKTIMQHSHTYESADSETDSASEEEINGKDAEAMQQNTICNKHNDSTCIPLSTIHNENSKELAISSNSVDCKLSLPVKKGIKKLRKAKKDLREGSVKKLKTLKKAHIKRDKTEVDHELKKKRRKKKRKTKKEKDRDGSGETGLEKVRCKKRKFKKKDKIRSQILECAASLGLTSSSNSLEGDLSSLINQCVDILLSRLDGNATVVEKNHMLPSVSYGLSCEKNSKITLVSQLLSSGSVEDSETERIAQQLLQIEKKKRKIERNQKVKKLKFLERVHKRKVVENKNTRFKKVKYRKQEKKLGKKMIRSNIKAYLHQKSDSSESPTASKKEKDVSEINTNCAITLFTPTSSRQTFAPSDPTKKSLILSPARKSSKTEDKPTRGRPMEAQFSLNQPILCSKLRDCMFFGGMAGSKDLVSTITTTVCKTRPSTTPILPNNVKPDSAIVSASHSCISSPIPAFSTTEAPAIISNKDSIQNPPPALTVSPVLNIRTMNKVLPSHELESQTDATISVSVSAAEKLNISHQHLEEISQHVPAVATLTLPGWRGGAGGQNGGGRVLTGRLVIPVNNMSNNNVITKENFLMQHPAVMSAGSGNPATVAIPSVIIVRGAPPKPENKVSTKENLCQNVDFQKGQKKKRIWTPVRNRPGSLEYRKVPGQRKFSVGSNQKITSLGSKSRMTFTGVPVCIQAVNGGQSSTTFTSGPSQVVSSLVRVDNNQKIMSLVSTPGVTIASVPICIQGGGGSLASTSIAAGQSHIMSSVSGTTQNTVSQTSCLHAKEANQSSSSNQYLAVRTTGNSISVFVPSVTVVTTTTTTTTTSSLKPTGMSTQTLTTAFIATASGSNQNVSDRCLRTGVNSLFPPNSPVLIGLPGLAQPVASGQPHLQQGSQSLSFVAVQTVSVPNKAKKPPPSRKLKSKKEMGKHPESNSKSKLQSKTSQVPSESSLGSRYSIDSVKRSDSQFVPSQYSQRSLSTQFSAANVSGIQSAGVSGKCTPQLKVSAASNKSCQQNSTETSSRSLSSISDAVRVSLMMMDENSGGSDGQIVQNYAQYNMNYADKEVIPLTSSSTFPGSLVVHPPTPSVVEGPPLSFVTSASNVDSQKFELPTQSLSLYSNTSWVPQAEDVEIKPQTKSQRKKTLCSENQSGESKKKRKKVISTSHTGSDRKSPEELKKFWCLSCSRSFFSAYNLRRHQKNVHKIDVPSPQGLGLETSISSDAVAMDIPFVSRSQNQIRSEMSYVHQRTGEGNQNPSHLLLPENIDYHSSTIIHPQPVVTQVQGSFQYLNSQKFLPTNPSFVGQPGVYPVPLNSIHRDVNSQFVSPIMQSQAQVNANQYCMSDPVGLPTSTISQSVLPADSETLVTKEYSSLQPLPPCDTDFSDVNQMLHNTEKWEPLQPISVSLTSEMGILLSPPEIPVSYGAPQVLGCTDLGGGSLMSQDLPAVATSVVTECVCNSSSDCMKNESVSSNVFSKQSQGGNSKDTAINFTVKPLDKVNQEPTTVRSELSDCILCVSDCRENLFLDNQKHLKDNTKETLRSQKLEEREISLFGCQKNLAANEENVTIDNCKSLDHGQAAVSVRDQVMDNFDNNNSVKQHITNIGENTAWDNLQDLNTSKKNICGSQKKANEERNGRSFIIPVKQQESEQKGSCTELKGCSPKHIIYGTDEHLGSHSSPCSIVKSTRARRRVQRYRNQEMFSEVVHSVSSASGLSKVLQSDTKVVRYNISKNVDNETSSQMAESFPEESCVIKNVHLIGKKQAEKCSLSSLNRVTYDKPQSNKTAPGLEISESTKDKISGSDEKNTNKMELSFLRCRSQETIINDIPSGFRRESVKDTSQAKNILRYRSQEDVPYYEKSFTSVEDLECKTSTLRDTDDDPLTCDTGSNSLQDKVVGTREKHLSKHKRETSMINPSVMLSKDILLEKSILRNNVQETVIKDDSSSYPMRSLDKDSKFQKHVPRWRSLENVSDTGLRKRVTNSTQPQRRLLKKKIQETVDSIFEGAQDKAPIEKSEFKNSQLTSNKVIIKKEDCDMSKTSVTKEADFAKQSLPENYSGISSNSSIFGNSEKIPETEDMSRLNSRASRWSIRCLQPSGRSTDSSLSCKEEANQSDKNEEKCKPMEDGIRGRTRSRDTSKRALRRSCPCCENSTRSSFSKRCRTAASNGGSQMRNSKRMLSKNTLQRKTRSSVQSGVSTRSSRPKTRSLAYS, encoded by the exons GACTTAATGAGCCTGTGGTGCAGTCTACAAGTGGAACAGAACAGAGATATTGATGAGGTTTGTGCAGCAGCACAGTTACTCCTTGTTGAATATGCCTCAACCAGcgcacatttttatttgtttgttgatgtACTGTGGGAAGAG TATGGACAGTTAATGTTACCATTATACCTCGAGTTCTATGTGCGAGGATTGACAGTAGATTTAAACTTTCTTGAAGAAGCCAGATATGAGGGGGCTGCAGATAGGATATTGGAACTGGAAGCTCATGTGGCCAACATATATAGCAAACTAGGTACtctttttgaaaaaaaacaagatgAGATTTCACTGGAATGTATTTTAAGTGCCTTCAGTATTGACCCGACATGGGAGAGGCTAAATTTGTTGCAAGAAGTGATGCAGCGAATAGCAAAAAGAGCTACAAAATCACAGTGTGATGGAAATGTTGTCTCTGAAGCATTCCTTGAAGGGTTACTAGCTCGAGTTCAGGATGTTGTTATCAGTAACGATGAATGTGTAAAAACTGACTGTATGTGTGATGAGAGGTGTTCTACTCTTTCAGAAGAACCAGAAGTTTTAGCTCATTTGTGTCGAGATGGAAGACCTCAATATGTGTACCACTTACCACATCCTGTATTAGATGTACATATTCAGGGTGTGCCATATTCTCTTCTAAAAGACTTTGTGATGGTGCTAGAGTGTATGAGATGTCAGTTATTAAAACGTGGCAGTTCTTGTGAAGAAATGAAACAAGTTTGTGAAGAGTATCTTGCTACCACATCTGCCCTTAAGACCATAATGCAGCACAGTCACACATATGAAAGTGCAGATAGTGAAACAGATTCAGCATCAGAGGaagaaataaatggaaaagatgCTGAAGCTATGCAGCAAAACACTATATGCAATAAACACAATGATTCTACTTGTATTCCTTTATCAACTATACATAATGAAAACAGTAAAGAACTTGCTATATCCAGTAATTCAGTTGACTGTAAACTTTCGTTGCCAGTGAAGAAAGGTATTAAAAAACTTCGAAAAGCCAAAAAAGATTTAAGAGAAGGATCTGTGAAGAAGCTGAAGACTTTAAAGAAAGCTCATATCAAAAGGGATAAAACTGAAGTTGACCATGAGCTGAAAAAGAAgaggagaaagaaaaaaagaaaaactaaaaaagaaaaagataggGATGGTTCTGGTGAAACAGGACTTGAAAAAGTTAGATGTAAAAAACGaaagtttaaaaagaaagataaaattagaAGTCAAATTTTAGAATGTGCAGCATCCCTAGGGCTCACATCAAGTTCAAATAGCTTGGAAGGTGATTTATCGTCCTTAATTAACCAATGTGTGGATATCTTATTGTCACGATTAGATGGTAATGCTACTGTTGTTGAGAAAAACCACATGCTTCCCTCAGTGTCATATGGTTTAAGCTGTgagaaaaattctaaaattacaCTTGTATCGCAACTACTGTCTTCGGGGTCTGTTGAGGATTCTGAAACAGAAAGAATTGCCCAGCAGCTCCTTCAAATTGAGAAAAAGAAGAGAAAGATAGAAAGAAACCAGAAAGTAAAGAAATTGAAGTTTTTGGAGAGGGTTCACAAACGGAAAgttgtagaaaataaaaacacaaggttCAAAAAAGTAAAGtatagaaaacaagaaaaaaagctGGGAAAGAAAATGATTAGAAGTAACATTAAAGCATATCTTCATCAGAAATCTGACTCTTCTGAATCCCCCACTGCATCTAAGAAGGAAAAAGAtgtaagtgaaataaatacaaactgtgcTATTACCCTGTTTACTCCAACATCTTCAAGACAGACTTTTGCACCTTCTGATCCTACCAAGAAAAGTCTTATTTTATCACCAGCTAGAAAATCATCAAAGACAGAAGACAAGCCTACACGTGGAAGGCCAATGGAAGCCCAGTTTTCATTAAACCAGCCAATTTTGTGTAGTAAATTGAGAGACTGCATGTTTTTTGGAGGAATGGCTGGATCAAAGGATTTGGTATCTACCATCACTACAACGGTTTGTAAAACAAGGCCAAGCACAACTCCCATATTACCAAATAATGTAAAACCTGACTCTGCAATTGTTTCTGCATCTCACTCTTGCATTTCTTCTCCCATACCAGCATTTTCAACAACAGAAGCTCCTGCTATTATAAGCAATAAGGATTCCATTCAAAATCCTCCTCCTGCACTTACAGTATCCCCTGTTTTAAACATCAGGACCATGAATAAAGTACTTCCATCCCATGAATTGGAGTCCCAAACTGATGCAACCATTTCAGTTTCAGTGAGTGCagcagaaaaattaaatatatcgcATCAGCACCTGGAAGAGATCAGTCAACATGTGCCTGCTGTGGCAACTTTAACTTTACCTGGTTGGAGAGGAGGTGCAGGAGGCCAGAATGGTGGAGGAAGAGTGCTTACTGGAAGATTAGTGATACCTGTAAATAATATGAGCAACAACAATGTCATCACAAAAGAAAATTTCCTGATGCAACACCCAGCAGTTATGTCAGCAGGATCTGGGAACCCAGCAACTGTAGCCATACCAAGTGTTATTATTGTCAGAGGTGCTCCTCCAAAACCTGAGAACAAGGTTTCTACTAAAGAAAACTTGTGTCAAAATGTAGACTTTCAAAAAGGGCAGAAAAAGAAACGAATTTGGACACCTGTAAGAAATCGCCCAGGATCTCTAGAGTATCGTAAAGTCCCAGGCCAGCGAAAATTTAGTGTTGGTAGTAACCAGAAAATTACAAGTCTGGGGTCTAAATCTCGAATGACTTTTACAGGTGTTCCTGTATGTATTCAAGCTGTTAATGGAGGCCAGTCATCTACAACTTTTACTTCAGGACCATCCCAGGTGGTCAGTTCTTTGGTAAGGGTAGACAATAACCAAAAGATAATGAGTTTAGTATCCACACCTGGAGTGACCATTGCATCAGTACCTATTTGCATTCAGGGTGGTGGAGGAAGCCTAGCTTCTACCAGTATTGCTGCAGGTCAGTCCCACATAATGAGTTCTGTATCAGGTACAACCCAAAATACTGTGTCACAAACATCATGCCTACATGCTAAAGAAGCAAACCAGTCCAGTAGTTCAAATCAGTATCTTGCAGTTAGGACCACAGGAaattcaatatctgtttttgtccCTTCTGTCACAGTTGTGACCACTACTACCACCACCACAACTACATCATCTTTAAAACCAACAGGGATGAGCACACAAACATTGACAACAGCATTTATTGCAACTGCTAGTGGTTCTAATCAAAATGTTTCTGACAGATGTTTAAGAACAGGAGTTAATAGCTTGTTCCCACCTAACTCTCCTGTACTTATTGGTCTTCCTGGTTTGGCTCAACCTGTAGCAAGTGGTCAGCCGCATCTTCAGCAGGGTTCTCAGTCTTTGTCTTTTGTTGCTGTCCAGACTGTAAGCGTTCCCAACAAAGCTAAGAAGCCCCCTCCATCTAGGAAATTAAAGTCAAAGAAAGAAATGGGTAAGCATCCAGAATCTAATTCAAAGTCTAAACTGCAAAGTAAGACATCTCAGGTTCCAAGTGAAAGTTCCTTAGGTAGTAGATATTCTATTGACTCTGTAAAGAGATCCGACTCTCAGTTTGTACCTTCCCAGTACTCTCAGAGGAGCTTAAGTACTCAGTTTTCTGCTGCAAATGTGAGTGGTATCCAGTCTGCAGGTGTTTCAGGAAAGTGCACACCTCAATTGAAAGTCTCAGCTGCATCAAACAAGTCTTGTCAACAGAACAGCACTGAGACTTCGTCACGTTCTCTGTCATCCATTAGCGATGCTGTACGAGTAAGTCTTATGATGATGGATGAAAACTCTGGAGGATCTGATGGACAG ATTGTTCAGAATTATGCTCAGTACAACATGAACTATGCAGACAAAGAAGTAATTCCTCTCACATCATCATCTACTTTTCCTGGGAGTTTGGTAGTTCATCCACCAACACCTTCTGTTGTTGAGGGTCCACCTTTGTCTTTTGTGACAAGTGCTTCTAATGTGGACAGCCAGAAGTTTGAATTACCCACCCAGTCTCTCTCTCTTTATTCAAATACATCATGGGTACCTCAAGCAGAAGATGTAGAAATCAAACCACAGACTAAATCTCAACGTAAGAAAACTCTGTGTTCCGAAAATCAGTCTGGTGAGAGTAAGAAGAAGCGGAAAAAAGTTATCTCCACTTCACATACTGGCTCTGACAGAAAATCACCTGAAGAACTGAAAAAATTTTGGTGTCTCTCCTGCAGTAGAAGTTTCTTTTCAGCATACAACTTAAGAAGACATCAGAAAAATGTTCACAAGATAGATGTTCCTTCTCCTCAAGGATTAGGTTTGGAGACTTCAATTTCTTCTGATGCAGTTGCAATGGATATACCATTTGTTTCTCGGTCACAGAATCAAATTAGAAGTGAAATGTCCTATGTTCATCAGAGAACTGGTGAGGGAAATCAAAATCCTTCTCATTTACTTCTTCCAGAAAATATTGATTATCATTCTTCTACAATTATTCACCCACAACCTGTTGTAACCCAAGTACAGGGATCTTTCCAATACTTAAACAGTCAGAAATTCTTACCAACTAACCCATCATTTGTTGGTCAGCCAGGTGTTTATCCTGTGCCATTAAACTCTATTCACAGAGATGTGAATTCTCAGTTTGTATCCCCCATAATGCAGTCTCAGGCTCAAGTAAATGCAAATCAGTACTGTATGAGTGATCCTGTAGGGCTTCCTACAAGTACAATCTCCCAGTCAGTACTTCCTGCTGATTCTGAGACCCTAGTTACAAAAGAATATTCTTCACTTCAGCCTTTACCACCATGTGATACAGATTTCAGTGATGTGAATCAAATGCTTCATAATACTGAAAAATGGGAACCTCTTCAACCTATATCTGTAAGCCTTACATCAGAGATGGGAATATTGTTATCTCCCCCAGAAATACCTGTTTCTTATGGTGCACCTCAGGTGCTTGGATGCACTGATCTTGGTGGAGGTTCTTTGATGTCCCAGGATCTACCAGCTGTTGCCACATCAGTGGTAACAGAGTGTGTTTGTAACAGTTCTAGTGACTGTATGAAAAATGAAAGTGTTTCATCTAAtgttttttcaaaacaaagtCAAGGAGGAAACTCCAAAGATACTGCTATAAATTTTACTGTAAAGCCCTTGGACAAAGTTAATCAGGAACCAACTACCGTAAGATCTGAATTATCAGATTGTATCCTGTGTGTTTCAGATTGTAGAGAAAATTTATTTCTTgataatcaaaaacatttaaaagataataCAAAAGAAACTTTAAGGAGTCAAAAGCTAGAAGAAAGAGAAATTTCTTTATTTGGTTGTCAGAAGAATTTAGCTGCTAATGAAGAAAATGTTACAATTGATAATTGTAAAAGCTTAGACCATGGACAGGCAGCAGTATCTGTTAGGGATCAAGTCATGGAcaattttgataataataattctgtaaaacAGCACATCACAAATATTGGTGAAAATACTGCTTGGGATAATTTACAAGActtaaatacaagtaaaaaaaatatctgtGGCAGTCAGAAGAAGGCGAATGAAGAGAGAAATGGCAGATCGTTTATAATTCCTGTTAAGCAGCAAGAATCAGAACAGAAAGGTAGCTGCACTGAGCTAAAAGGATGTTCAccaaaacatattatttatggAACAGATGAACATTTGGGATCTCATTCTTCACCTTGTAGTATAGTTAAAAGTACACGAGCTAGAAGACGGGTGCAGAGATATAGAAATCAGGAGATGTTTTCAGAAGTTGTACATTCCGTTAGTTCAGCCAGTGGGCTTAGTAAAGTTCTCCAATCTGATACAAAAGTTGTAAGATACAACATTAGTAaaaatgtagataatgaaacttCATCCCAGATGGCTGAAAGTTTTCCAGAAGAATCGTGTgtcataaaaaatgttcatttgatTGGTAAGAAGCAAGCAGAGAAGTGTAGTTTATCCAGTTTAAATAGAGTTACATATGATAAACCACAATCCAACAAAACTGCTCCAGGACTTGAAATTTCAGAAAGTACAAAAGATAAAATTTCTGGTTCAGATGaaaaaaacaccaataaaatGGAACTCAGTTTCCTCAGATGCAGAAGTCAGGAAACCATAATAAATGATATTCCGTCTGGTTTCAGAAGAGAGTCAGTTAAAGATACAAGtcaagcaaaaaatattttaagatacagGAGTCAAGAAGATGTTCCATATTATGAAAAATCTTTTACTTCAGTGGAAGATTTGGAATGTAAAACAAGCACTTTAAGAGACACAGATGATGATCCCCTTACATGTGACACAGGTTCTAACTCCCTACAGGATAAAGTTGTAGGTACTCGTGAAAAACATCTTTCAAAACATAAAAGAGAAACATCTATGATAAATCCATCTGTAATGTTATCTAAAGACATACTATTGGAAAAAAGTATTCTTAGAAATAATGTTCAAGAAACTGTAATTAAAGATGACAGCAGTTCTTACCCTATGAGAAGTCTAGATAAAGATTCAAAGTTTCAAAAACATGTGCCAAGATGGCGAAGTTTAGAAAatgtgtctgatactggtttaaGAAAACGTGTTACTAACTCTACTCAACCTCAGAGAAgacttttgaagaaaaaaattcaagaaaCTGTTGATAGCATATTTGAAGGTGCACAAGATAAAGCACCAATAGAAAAGAGTGAATTCAAAAATAGCCAATTGACCTCAAACAAAGTGATTATCAAAAAGGAGGACTGTGATATGTCCAAGACTTCAGTTACAAAAGAAGCTGATTTTGCAAAACAGTCATTACCAGAAAATTATTCTGGAATTTCATCTAACTCTTCCATATTTGGAAACTCTGAAAAGATTCCAGAAACTGAAGATATGTCTAGGCTGAACTCTCGTGCAAGCCGCTGGAGCATTAGATGTCTTCAACCTTCTGGAAGATCAACTGACAGCAGTTTATCTTGTAAAGAGGAAGCAAACCAAAGTGATAAAAATGAGGAAAAGTGCAAGCCCATGGAAGATGGCATCAGGGGTCGAACGCGTTCGAGAGATACCTCAAAGAGGGCATTGAGGCGTAGTTGCCCTTGTTGTGAAAACTCCACAAGATCTTCATTTTCCAAAAGGTGCCGAACAGCTGCCAGTAATGGAGGCTCTCAGATGCGGAATTCAAAACGTATGTTATCAAAAAATACTTTACAGAGAAAGACTCGAAGCTCAGTCCAGAGTGGTGTTAGCACAAGGTCTTCTAGGCCAAAAACTCGTTCTTTAGCCTACTCATGA